In a genomic window of Taylorella equigenitalis ATCC 35865:
- a CDS encoding DUF5339 domain-containing protein, with amino-acid sequence MKKSLVLATLFSAVVLAACGDKDETKVSETTTTTTETTTAPAAESTAPAAETTTTTTETTTTASGDLPAECEDYFKSIQEFADKFAGPQSQMVKDQIKMAEDQTRAALKQAPNKDAMVQACNQAKQAFDQVKASFPQQ; translated from the coding sequence ATGAAAAAATCATTGGTTTTAGCTACACTTTTCTCTGCAGTAGTTCTTGCTGCTTGCGGCGATAAAGATGAAACTAAAGTTTCTGAAACTACTACTACAACTACTGAAACTACTACTGCTCCAGCTGCAGAATCTACTGCTCCTGCTGCAGAAACAACAACTACAACTACTGAAACTACAACTACTGCTTCTGGTGATTTACCAGCTGAATGTGAAGATTACTTCAAATCTATTCAAGAGTTTGCTGATAAATTTGCAGGTCCTCAATCTCAAATGGTTAAAGACCAAATTAAAATGGCAGAGGATCAAACTCGTGCAGCTTTAAAACAAGCTCCAAACAAAGATGCAATGGTTCAAGCATGCAATCAAGCTAAACAAGCATTTGATCAAGTTAAAGCTTCATTCCCTCAACAATAG
- the ppa gene encoding inorganic diphosphatase, translating into MSLKNVQSGDSLPDEFNVIIEIPMNSDPVKYEVDKETGAVTVDRFMLTAMYYPYNYGYIPKTLSPDGDPVDVLVKTPHPLQVGSVIKCRPLGVLKMEDESGLDAKLLAVPVTKLYPPYAKFNDINDLPEQDLIQIKHFFEHYKDLEKGKWVKVTGFERLEGAKKEIIEAQKSYKE; encoded by the coding sequence ATGAGTCTAAAAAATGTTCAGTCTGGCGATAGCTTGCCAGATGAATTTAATGTAATTATTGAAATCCCAATGAATTCGGATCCAGTCAAATATGAAGTGGATAAGGAGACAGGAGCCGTTACTGTGGATAGATTTATGCTAACTGCTATGTATTATCCTTATAACTATGGATATATACCTAAGACACTCTCACCAGATGGGGATCCCGTAGATGTATTGGTTAAAACGCCACACCCACTTCAAGTTGGATCTGTAATTAAATGTAGACCCCTTGGTGTTCTAAAAATGGAAGATGAATCTGGTTTAGATGCAAAATTGCTTGCTGTTCCAGTTACTAAACTTTATCCTCCGTATGCTAAATTTAATGATATCAATGACTTACCTGAGCAAGATTTAATTCAAATTAAACATTTCTTTGAGCACTATAAAGATTTGGAAAAGGGTAAATGGGTAAAAGTGACAGGATTTGAGAGACTTGAAGGTGCCAAAAAAGAAATAATTGAGGCTCAAAAATCTTACAAAGAGTAA
- a CDS encoding heme biosynthesis HemY N-terminal domain-containing protein, producing the protein MKALIKLIIFFGLAIGLVLIFKDNNDVVMLVTGNERRTVSLLTAVVFLLVAFLTLYLLFRILSWILSRPKAVADWSEERHHKKDIILLERGWVDLLEGRHYDAEKNFLKLTHHTKSTDRQILANIGAARAVHAIGDYARRDDLLKDARLLSKNNPKLDAAVVAVQADLLIEQGQAHNALMYLEYADSVDGRQLHIKHQLLRAYEQTDQETKLLDTARFLFRKKSISKEEYMDLLDEFGPKFISRSKYDGAVNFYNSLSKEEKQLENIALAISRRFDQLEEYSKSSQALETSLNAKLSPSVLAYYARAHESVANERLHKAQKWLNADANNPDLLLAIGQLCLANSLWGQAEKYLNQSLKIKDNEKIHALLGVLYDKQGEHSKALSHWRKASLSNIDLSAQDNFLFIEPADISNDPSTPPDVKNLEKPDDHFLENNVKSYQEKPLN; encoded by the coding sequence ATGAAAGCATTAATTAAATTAATAATTTTCTTTGGACTTGCTATAGGTCTTGTTTTGATTTTCAAAGATAACAATGATGTTGTGATGCTTGTCACTGGCAATGAAAGAAGGACGGTGTCATTATTAACAGCCGTAGTTTTTCTGTTGGTTGCATTTCTTACTTTATATCTTTTATTTAGAATTTTAAGTTGGATATTAAGTAGACCTAAAGCAGTGGCTGATTGGTCGGAGGAGAGGCATCATAAAAAAGATATTATTCTCTTAGAAAGAGGGTGGGTAGATTTACTTGAGGGTCGTCATTATGATGCTGAAAAAAATTTCCTTAAGCTTACCCATCATACAAAGAGTACAGATAGACAGATATTAGCTAATATTGGAGCTGCTAGAGCAGTACATGCTATAGGTGATTATGCAAGAAGAGATGATCTTTTAAAAGATGCAAGGTTGTTGAGTAAAAACAATCCCAAGTTAGATGCTGCTGTTGTTGCCGTTCAAGCAGATTTACTGATAGAACAAGGGCAAGCACATAATGCCTTGATGTACCTTGAGTATGCTGATTCAGTCGATGGTCGCCAATTGCATATTAAGCACCAATTACTAAGAGCCTATGAGCAGACAGATCAGGAGACGAAGTTATTAGATACTGCTAGATTTCTGTTTAGAAAAAAATCCATTTCTAAAGAAGAATACATGGACTTGCTTGATGAGTTTGGACCTAAATTTATTTCCAGATCTAAATATGATGGTGCGGTCAATTTTTATAATTCTCTTTCAAAAGAAGAAAAGCAATTAGAAAATATAGCCTTAGCTATATCTAGACGTTTTGATCAACTTGAAGAGTATTCAAAATCATCTCAAGCTCTCGAAACATCGCTAAATGCAAAACTTAGTCCTTCTGTACTTGCTTATTATGCGAGGGCACATGAATCCGTTGCCAATGAAAGATTGCACAAAGCTCAAAAGTGGTTGAATGCTGATGCCAATAATCCTGATTTACTGTTGGCCATTGGTCAGTTATGTTTGGCAAATAGTTTATGGGGTCAAGCGGAAAAATATCTTAATCAGAGCTTAAAAATTAAAGATAATGAAAAAATTCACGCATTGCTTGGTGTCCTTTATGATAAACAAGGTGAGCACTCAAAGGCATTAAGCCACTGGAGAAAAGCATCCCTTTCAAATATTGATTTGTCGGCTCAAGATAATTTCTTATTTATTGAACCTGCTGATATAAGTAATGATCCATCTACACCGCCAGATGTAAAAAATCTAGAAAAACCTGACGATCACTTTCTAGAAAATAATGTCAAATCCTACCAAGAAAAACCATTAAATTAG
- a CDS encoding uroporphyrinogen-III C-methyltransferase — protein sequence MKDKSFEDVEELTQIETKKKFEDEVEILDSEFDAEHQEADFIEHQESIDVTDTATESDIDSNDEVVVDQTKDDVIYSDIEIEEPPAHNFKDLESTPYSADAKAINKEDVADVSIPKKSGFSPIIIILILALIVGGGYYFYKKQKGDSSTALSDGKGSTTLMEEPSPNSTPKEELISEPQNQEAQVHETLVQEPQNQGAQVQEIESQKSETNEVNIADSKTKSEIIMEGSDNKSELNVSDSETKSEGDISITTNSDVQSNSKIESSIAQPQESSNQTASDQTAEVSTSKDSSTEASVQNKDEIIPKSESVDLDPQLFGSNEFKNPENDQREPDVVEEFVTPADQYTTNQKDVLPADNVSNLPHPNEPKQEESSQTSTEDTPTIDQTEQTTESIEPENEQTTESESSNAEQAVEEINPDAQKDMATDTNSKEQNKPTSSEMDIPVVTPIEQEPVEPSTPVESVDTKGPTALPPEQDPVYRQKIAQIKTRIDEANHLLLVFKDRPKALSVISLLLLEDMPEELRNAITKDKESIESIKGFDQARIASVTRDLQKLIYDLPFNSASKKSDIQLNEIPQTTFKEEDVSSNETGTTEQRKPKGNWFSRQWSKVESLPSDIYHGVKEDLKSLVKVEKFEDASTATLSIEEVKAIKLSAVNQLNFAQSALVSGDYEYWKSSLNEVKSIVQSNTTPDSPKAVHIVAVLDKLLNEPIATKYPIMEETLKVYNKLYPSTPMSTESN from the coding sequence ATGAAAGATAAGTCATTTGAAGATGTTGAAGAATTAACTCAAATTGAAACTAAGAAAAAATTCGAGGATGAAGTTGAGATATTAGATTCTGAATTCGATGCCGAACATCAGGAAGCGGACTTTATTGAGCATCAGGAAAGCATTGATGTTACTGATACTGCTACAGAATCTGATATTGATTCAAATGACGAAGTTGTTGTGGATCAAACTAAAGATGACGTAATCTATTCTGATATCGAAATTGAAGAACCTCCTGCACACAATTTTAAAGATTTAGAAAGTACCCCATATTCCGCAGATGCTAAAGCTATAAATAAAGAAGATGTAGCTGACGTAAGCATTCCTAAAAAAAGTGGTTTTAGTCCAATTATTATCATTTTGATTTTGGCTCTAATTGTTGGTGGGGGATATTATTTTTATAAAAAACAAAAAGGGGACAGTAGTACCGCTCTTTCAGATGGTAAGGGCAGTACTACTCTTATGGAGGAACCTTCTCCAAACTCAACACCTAAAGAGGAATTAATTTCAGAGCCTCAAAATCAAGAGGCTCAAGTTCATGAAACTCTAGTTCAAGAGCCTCAAAATCAAGGGGCTCAAGTTCAGGAAATTGAGAGTCAGAAATCTGAAACTAATGAAGTTAACATAGCTGATTCCAAGACTAAATCTGAAATTATCATGGAAGGTTCAGATAATAAATCAGAACTTAACGTATCTGATTCTGAGACTAAATCTGAAGGAGATATATCCATAACTACTAATTCAGATGTTCAATCTAATTCGAAGATCGAATCCAGCATTGCTCAGCCACAAGAAAGTAGTAATCAGACTGCTTCAGATCAAACAGCAGAAGTATCAACATCTAAAGACTCAAGTACAGAAGCATCAGTTCAAAACAAAGATGAGATTATTCCCAAATCTGAAAGTGTTGATTTAGATCCACAATTATTTGGAAGTAATGAATTTAAAAATCCAGAAAATGATCAAAGAGAACCCGATGTAGTTGAGGAATTTGTAACTCCAGCTGATCAATACACAACAAATCAAAAAGATGTATTGCCAGCAGATAATGTTAGCAATTTACCCCATCCTAATGAACCAAAACAAGAAGAAAGTTCTCAAACATCAACAGAAGATACCCCTACCATTGATCAAACTGAGCAGACGACTGAAAGCATTGAACCTGAAAATGAGCAGACGACTGAAAGCGAATCTTCGAATGCTGAACAGGCAGTAGAGGAAATTAATCCTGATGCTCAAAAGGATATGGCTACTGACACTAATTCAAAGGAGCAAAATAAGCCAACCTCATCTGAAATGGATATACCTGTTGTTACACCAATAGAACAAGAGCCTGTAGAGCCTAGTACTCCAGTAGAATCTGTTGATACTAAGGGTCCTACGGCATTGCCACCAGAGCAGGATCCCGTATATAGACAGAAAATTGCTCAAATTAAAACTAGAATTGATGAAGCTAATCACTTGCTTTTGGTCTTTAAAGATAGACCTAAAGCTCTGAGCGTAATTTCCTTACTCTTATTAGAGGATATGCCCGAAGAGCTGAGGAATGCCATTACAAAGGATAAAGAAAGTATTGAATCTATAAAGGGTTTTGATCAGGCTAGAATAGCTAGTGTGACTAGAGATTTACAAAAACTAATATATGATTTGCCTTTTAATAGTGCGTCCAAAAAATCTGATATTCAGCTTAATGAGATACCACAAACTACTTTTAAAGAGGAAGATGTAAGTTCAAATGAAACTGGCACTACAGAACAAAGAAAACCCAAAGGAAACTGGTTTAGTAGGCAATGGTCAAAAGTAGAAAGCTTACCTAGTGATATATATCACGGTGTTAAGGAAGACCTTAAGTCATTGGTAAAAGTGGAGAAATTTGAAGATGCATCAACTGCAACCTTAAGTATTGAGGAAGTTAAAGCAATCAAGTTATCAGCGGTAAATCAGCTTAATTTTGCACAATCTGCTCTCGTTAGTGGCGATTATGAATATTGGAAGTCTTCATTAAATGAAGTTAAATCAATTGTGCAATCAAACACAACGCCCGATTCTCCTAAAGCAGTCCACATTGTTGCTGTACTTGATAAACTCTTAAACGAACCTATTGCCACAAAATATCCAATTATGGAGGAGACTTTGAAAGTTTATAACAAACTTTATCCGTCTACTCCTATGAGTACTGAATCAAATTAG
- a CDS encoding uroporphyrinogen-III synthase, with protein sequence MLHLVLTSNSSRNRELSSLFGSFINANFHDLPALQIEKLPRPKLTFFKSQLPNLNYIFFVSRNAVDIFFQDFEDLVALLPSNIKFLCVGLSTAEQIRHYCQSFEIIFPDGNAQDSQALLQKLSPLLAYKAKFLIVKGEGGRGEFQDFLVRTGHEVFEICVYKRLCHKYTDSFLHELNLKHLDDDYVFVFTSTEGVKCLLPQIEKFLTKEILRKSLFLVIHDRLREIIEYPHCETIQLNKASFIEVIKHYFNKKYLL encoded by the coding sequence ATGCTTCACTTGGTATTGACGAGTAATTCTAGCCGAAATAGGGAGCTTTCTAGCCTTTTCGGTTCTTTTATAAATGCAAATTTTCACGATTTGCCCGCCCTTCAAATTGAAAAGCTCCCTAGGCCCAAATTAACATTTTTTAAATCACAGCTTCCTAATCTAAACTATATTTTTTTTGTTAGCAGAAATGCGGTTGATATTTTCTTCCAAGATTTTGAGGATTTAGTGGCTTTACTGCCATCAAACATAAAATTTTTGTGTGTAGGATTAAGCACTGCTGAGCAGATTAGACACTATTGTCAGAGTTTTGAAATAATTTTTCCTGATGGCAATGCCCAAGATTCCCAAGCACTTTTGCAGAAACTTTCACCTTTGTTAGCATATAAAGCTAAATTTTTAATTGTAAAAGGTGAAGGGGGTAGAGGAGAGTTTCAAGACTTTTTAGTAAGAACTGGCCACGAAGTTTTTGAAATATGTGTTTATAAAAGGCTTTGCCACAAATACACCGATTCATTTTTGCATGAATTAAATTTAAAGCATTTAGATGATGATTATGTTTTTGTGTTTACAAGCACAGAAGGGGTAAAGTGTTTATTACCACAGATTGAGAAATTTCTAACAAAAGAGATTTTGAGAAAATCTCTATTCCTTGTGATTCATGATCGTTTAAGGGAAATTATTGAGTATCCTCATTGTGAAACAATTCAATTAAATAAAGCAAGTTTTATAGAAGTTATAAAGCATTATTTTAATAAGAAATATTTGCTATGA
- the hemC gene encoding hydroxymethylbilane synthase → MVLSIKNLRIATRESRLAVWQAEFVQKKLKSIFPHLNVELHKMTTKGDQILDKTLSKIGGKGLFIKELESSLLSGVTDLAVHSLKDVPVELNDEFEIACILERENPMDAFVSNEYKTFKDLPEGAIVGTSSLRRESQIRAKFPHLVVKPLRGNLDTRLKKLDDGQYSAIILAAAGLKRLNMMDRIKSFVSIDDSLPAVGQGALAIEILKDKFALKEMLSYLHHEETFKCVSAERIVSQYLGGSCQVPLAAHACVINDLFQVRALVASPDGSRILRAESFGSPDEYESVATTVALNLIDQGAREIINASLGIDE, encoded by the coding sequence ATGGTTTTAAGCATAAAAAATCTTAGAATTGCTACACGTGAAAGTCGTCTAGCAGTGTGGCAGGCTGAATTCGTACAGAAAAAATTAAAATCAATCTTTCCACACCTTAATGTTGAACTTCACAAGATGACGACTAAAGGTGATCAAATTTTAGATAAAACTCTTTCCAAAATAGGTGGCAAAGGGCTTTTTATCAAGGAATTAGAATCATCTTTACTATCTGGTGTGACTGATTTAGCAGTTCATAGCCTTAAAGATGTACCAGTTGAACTCAATGATGAATTTGAAATCGCTTGTATTCTCGAAAGAGAAAATCCTATGGATGCATTTGTATCTAATGAATATAAAACTTTTAAGGATTTGCCAGAGGGTGCCATAGTTGGGACTTCTAGCCTTCGAAGGGAATCACAAATTAGAGCAAAATTTCCTCATCTTGTTGTTAAACCTTTGAGAGGAAATTTAGATACTCGACTTAAAAAGCTTGATGATGGGCAGTACTCTGCGATTATATTGGCAGCGGCTGGTCTTAAACGACTCAATATGATGGATCGCATAAAATCTTTTGTTTCTATCGACGATTCACTTCCTGCTGTAGGACAAGGAGCACTTGCAATAGAAATATTAAAAGATAAGTTCGCCTTAAAAGAAATGCTGTCATATCTTCATCACGAAGAAACCTTTAAATGCGTTAGTGCAGAAAGAATCGTTTCCCAATATTTAGGAGGTTCATGTCAGGTTCCGTTAGCTGCTCACGCTTGTGTTATTAATGATTTATTTCAAGTTCGTGCACTGGTGGCTTCTCCTGATGGTTCACGGATACTACGTGCTGAAAGCTTCGGATCCCCCGACGAATATGAGAGTGTAGCTACAACTGTGGCCCTAAATCTTATTGACCAAGGGGCAAGAGAAATAATTAATGCTTCACTTGGTATTGACGAGTAA
- a CDS encoding TerC family protein has product MMEWFETINWAAVGSIIMIDILLGGDNAVVIALASRNLQKAKRMQGIIWGTVGAIAMRVILIFFAMRLLDIPFLKVVGGLLLIWIGIKLVVPHDDDHDNVQGGETVLSVVKTILIADLVMSLDNVIAIAGAAETADPDHQLFYVIFGLILSVPIIIWGSTLVLKLIDRFPIIVLFGAGLLGWIAGHMIITDVTFDKYVLHNQPPSEELDWGAKIAGALLVMGIGLFIKYRHKNNPETIE; this is encoded by the coding sequence ATGATGGAATGGTTTGAGACTATCAATTGGGCTGCAGTTGGTAGCATTATTATGATCGATATTCTTCTCGGCGGGGATAATGCCGTGGTTATCGCTCTTGCTTCACGTAATCTTCAAAAAGCTAAAAGAATGCAGGGCATTATTTGGGGTACGGTTGGTGCCATAGCGATGCGCGTAATATTGATTTTCTTTGCTATGAGATTGCTTGATATCCCATTTCTGAAAGTTGTGGGAGGGTTATTACTTATATGGATTGGCATTAAGTTAGTCGTTCCCCATGATGATGATCATGATAATGTACAAGGTGGTGAGACTGTACTCTCAGTAGTGAAAACTATCCTAATTGCAGATTTGGTTATGAGTTTGGATAATGTTATTGCAATTGCTGGTGCAGCTGAAACTGCAGATCCTGATCATCAATTGTTTTATGTGATTTTCGGTTTAATTCTGTCTGTTCCAATTATTATTTGGGGTTCTACATTGGTTCTTAAATTGATAGATAGGTTCCCAATAATTGTTTTATTTGGTGCAGGGCTTTTAGGTTGGATTGCTGGTCATATGATTATTACTGATGTGACATTTGATAAGTATGTACTTCATAATCAACCGCCAAGTGAAGAACTCGACTGGGGTGCAAAAATAGCTGGAGCTCTTTTAGTAATGGGCATAGGTCTATTTATCAAATATCGCCATAAAAACAATCCTGAGACCATTGAATAA
- the sucD gene encoding succinate--CoA ligase subunit alpha: MSILINKDTKVITQGITGNTGAFHTHMCRDYANGKECFVAGTHPKKAGEDFEGIPIFAKVKEAKEATGATVSVIYVPPMAAAGAIIEAVEAELDLVICITEGIPVRDMLTVRQRMKDLGSKTLLLGPNCPGLITPDEIKIGIMPGHIHRKGKVGIVSRSGTLTYEAVAQVTELGMGQSSAVGIGGDPINGLKHIDVLKMFNDDPETEAVIMIGEIGGPDEVNAAEWAKDNMKKPIVGFIAGVTAPPGKRMGHAGALISGGADTADAKLEIMEACGIKTTRNPSEMGKLLKSIL; encoded by the coding sequence ATGTCTATATTAATTAATAAAGATACTAAAGTAATTACGCAGGGTATTACAGGTAACACTGGTGCATTTCATACACACATGTGCCGTGATTACGCTAATGGTAAAGAGTGTTTCGTTGCAGGTACTCATCCTAAAAAAGCTGGTGAAGATTTCGAAGGAATTCCTATTTTCGCTAAAGTTAAAGAGGCTAAGGAAGCTACAGGTGCTACTGTTTCTGTAATCTACGTTCCTCCTATGGCTGCTGCTGGAGCTATCATTGAAGCAGTAGAAGCAGAACTTGATTTAGTAATTTGTATCACTGAAGGCATACCAGTTAGGGATATGCTCACTGTTCGTCAACGTATGAAAGACCTAGGTAGTAAAACTCTTCTTCTAGGTCCAAATTGTCCTGGTTTAATTACACCTGATGAAATCAAAATTGGTATTATGCCAGGCCATATTCATCGCAAGGGTAAAGTGGGTATTGTTTCTCGTTCTGGTACTTTAACTTATGAAGCAGTTGCTCAAGTTACTGAACTTGGTATGGGTCAATCATCAGCTGTAGGTATTGGTGGCGATCCTATAAATGGCTTAAAACACATTGATGTGCTTAAGATGTTTAACGATGATCCAGAAACAGAAGCAGTTATTATGATTGGTGAAATCGGTGGTCCAGATGAAGTAAATGCAGCTGAATGGGCTAAAGATAATATGAAGAAACCTATTGTTGGCTTTATTGCCGGTGTAACTGCTCCTCCAGGAAAACGTATGGGTCACGCTGGTGCTCTGATTTCAGGTGGTGCTGATACTGCAGATGCCAAACTTGAAATTATGGAAGCATGCGGAATCAAAACTACTCGCAATCCTTCTGAAATGGGTAAACTGCTTAAATCAATTCTTTAA
- the sucC gene encoding ADP-forming succinate--CoA ligase subunit beta, which yields MKIHEYQGKEILKKFGVNVLRGIPAFSVEEAVKAAEELGGNVWVVKAQIHAGGRGKGGGVKLAKSIDEVRDLASQMLGMQLVTHQTGPQGQKVNRLLIEEGADIQKEYYLGIVTDRGSQRNCIMASSEGGVNIEEVAHETPEKIIKVFIDPGHDVSYEQGLELVRGIGMPSELHDQAIDLIQKLYKAYWETDATLAEINPLIHTGDGKVIALDAKFNFDSNALSRHPEIVEYRDLDEEDPAEIEASKYDLAYIQLDGNIGCLVNGAGLAMATMDTIKLFGGEPANFLDVGGGATAEKVTEAFKIMLRSDSVKAILVNIFGGIMRCDVIAEGVVAACKAVDLKVPLVVRMKGTNEEQGKKILAESGLPIISADTMAEAATKVVEAAK from the coding sequence ATGAAAATTCATGAATATCAAGGCAAAGAAATTCTGAAAAAGTTCGGGGTAAATGTGCTTCGCGGCATCCCAGCATTTTCAGTAGAAGAGGCAGTTAAAGCTGCTGAAGAATTAGGTGGTAATGTTTGGGTTGTTAAAGCTCAAATTCATGCTGGCGGTCGCGGAAAAGGCGGTGGCGTCAAACTAGCCAAGTCTATTGATGAAGTTCGCGATTTGGCTTCTCAGATGCTTGGCATGCAATTAGTTACTCATCAAACTGGCCCGCAAGGTCAAAAAGTTAATCGTCTTCTTATTGAAGAAGGTGCTGATATTCAAAAAGAGTATTACCTTGGTATCGTTACTGACCGTGGATCTCAAAGAAATTGCATCATGGCTTCAAGTGAGGGTGGGGTTAATATTGAGGAAGTTGCCCATGAAACTCCAGAAAAAATCATTAAAGTTTTCATCGACCCAGGTCATGATGTTTCATACGAGCAAGGTTTAGAGCTTGTTCGTGGTATAGGTATGCCTTCGGAGTTACATGATCAAGCTATAGATTTAATTCAAAAACTTTACAAAGCTTACTGGGAGACAGATGCAACCTTAGCTGAAATCAATCCACTAATTCATACAGGAGACGGTAAAGTTATTGCCCTTGATGCTAAGTTTAATTTCGATTCAAATGCACTTTCTCGTCATCCTGAAATTGTTGAATATAGGGATTTAGACGAAGAGGATCCTGCTGAAATCGAAGCAAGTAAATATGATTTAGCTTATATTCAGTTAGATGGTAATATTGGTTGTTTAGTTAATGGTGCTGGATTAGCAATGGCTACTATGGATACCATTAAACTTTTCGGGGGCGAACCAGCTAACTTCCTTGATGTAGGTGGTGGAGCGACTGCGGAAAAAGTGACCGAAGCATTCAAAATTATGCTAAGAAGTGACAGCGTTAAAGCAATTTTAGTAAATATCTTTGGTGGAATTATGCGTTGTGATGTAATTGCTGAAGGTGTAGTTGCTGCCTGCAAAGCTGTAGATTTGAAAGTGCCATTGGTTGTTCGTATGAAAGGTACTAACGAAGAACAAGGTAAAAAAATCCTTGCTGAATCTGGATTACCAATCATCAGTGCCGACACTATGGCTGAAGCTGCTACTAAAGTAGTCGAAGCTGCTAAATAA
- a CDS encoding DUF2889 domain-containing protein translates to MNRKPIHTRRYEVNSFQREDGLFDIEATLWDEKAYDFKKLNNEIHKAGVPIHHITLTVTADIDGLIHEASVKHGAVPYGQECMDVAPFYRDLVGLHLLQKFIPAVREKFANIKGCTHITEMCSLLPTVFVQTTSGLRNYRETQSDKKPFQLNKCYSLRLDSEVVKEHYPQWYKKEEILNL, encoded by the coding sequence ATGAACCGTAAACCTATTCATACAAGAAGATATGAAGTTAATTCATTTCAAAGAGAAGATGGACTTTTTGATATTGAAGCTACTCTTTGGGATGAAAAAGCCTATGACTTTAAAAAACTAAATAATGAAATCCACAAGGCTGGAGTTCCCATTCACCACATAACTTTGACAGTTACAGCTGATATAGATGGGCTTATTCATGAAGCTTCAGTAAAGCATGGTGCAGTTCCATATGGTCAAGAGTGTATGGATGTTGCTCCATTTTATAGGGATTTGGTGGGGCTTCATTTATTACAAAAATTCATACCTGCAGTGCGTGAAAAGTTTGCGAATATTAAGGGCTGTACACATATAACAGAGATGTGCTCATTATTGCCAACAGTATTTGTTCAAACCACTTCTGGGCTTAGGAACTACAGAGAGACACAATCTGACAAAAAACCTTTTCAACTTAATAAGTGCTATTCTCTCCGATTAGACTCAGAGGTTGTCAAAGAACATTACCCACAATGGTATAAAAAAGAAGAAATATTAAATTTATGA